In Planifilum fimeticola, the DNA window CCGGAGAAAGGGAATCAGCCTGTTTGCCTCCTCCAGGGTGAAATATTTTTTGGCCACCTTTAAGCGCCCCCCTTTTTCATCCGATTCCTCAGATCTTCGTCGATGATCGAGATGTTCAGATCGTAAAAGGGAAAGGGTTTCTGTTCGTAATTTTCCAGCCGCTCCAGATACTCTTCCACTTCCTTGCGAAGACGGCCGAGATCGATCCCCATATAGCGGTCCGGATACGGTCTCAGCTTGGAAAGGGCCGATGAAAACAGCTTCCTGGCCCCGCTTATGTTTTCCCTCCGAAAATGAAACAGTCCCACCGCCACCTGCAACAACCCCTGGTAGAAGGGATCACGCCCTTCTTCCAGCCACAGCTCTTCCATCACCTCATGGCATTCGTAATAATCCCTGTCGATGTTGAAATAAATGAAAAAACGGACGTACAGATCGGCGTACTCTTTCGGCTTCTCCATCGGATCTGCCTCCCGGCGGGCCGACCTCAAATTCTTTGGGAATTTCGGCCCGTTTTCGATACAATGAATAGGAACCCGATACAGGAAGGAGTTGTCTTTGTGAATTTGGAAACCCCCAGCAAGGAGAACGTGGCTCACATCGTGGATGAAATCAAAGCCCGCCTCAAACTCGTCAACGCAGCCATCATCGATCCGGAGGATTTTGAGCTGGAAAAATACGACGAGCTGCTGGCTCTGTATCGCATGATCCAAAAGAAGGAAACCTTGACCCCTATGGAGCTGGAAGGAATCCTCGCCGAGCTGGGCGAGTTGCGAAAAGAGAAAAAGTAAGCGGCCATCGCCGAAGAGGCGGTCGGAAGGGATTTCCGGCCCCCGTCTGTCCGCTTGCGCCATGCGCCGGGGGCTGCCGGGAGGTTATTCAAACCACTTGCCCAATTCCGGGGGGAGAGGAACGCTTTTCCGCTCTTTCAAATCGACGGTGACGCTCGTCACATGGGCATCCGCCACCCGCTCCCCCCGCTCGTTGTCGATGATCTGTTCCAGAACAAAGCTGCTCTTTCCCTTGCGCAGGGGGCGGGTCCGGATGGTCAACTTTTCGCCGAGACGGGCTTCCTTCCGGTAGTTGATGTTGATGTTGACCGTCACCGTTCCCACTCCCATTTCGGAAAACGCGTCAAAGGGCAGTCCGATCCGGTTATACCAGTCTTCACGGCCCCATTCCAGATATTCGAGATATTTCGCGTTGTTGACATGTCCCAACACATCGATTTCCGTGGAGCGCACTTCGATCTGAATGGACGTTTCCATCCCGTTCCTCCCGTGGTCTGTGATATTTGTCACGATACCCTCAAGGACGGGTACTTCCTTCGACAAAATTCGATGAATTTCCTCCCCCTATTAAAGGGCAAAAATCCCGGAAAAGGTTCCGGGATTTTTTGATGAAAGGCCCGCCGGAAGCCGGGGAAGGGGCGACGCCCCCTCCCCGCGCCGGGGGCTTTGGGAAATTTGAAAGCTGCGTCACTTTTTCACCATGTGGATGGCCTGCCCCAGCACGCCTTCCGCGGCTTCCATCACCGCTTCCGGCAAGGTGGGGTGCGCGTGCACGCTCAGGCTCACATCTTCGGCATTGGCACCCATCTCGATCGCCAGCACCGCTTCGGAGATCAGGGTGGAAGCCTCCGGCCCGACGATCTGCACACCCAAGATCTGTTTGCTCTCCTTGTCCGCCACGACCTGGGCAAATCCGTCCGCCGAATCCATCGTCAGGGCGCGGCCGTTGGCCTGGAAGGCGAAGCGGCTGACAACGGGATCGTATCCCTTTTCCTTCGCTTCCTGTTCGGTCAGACCGGTGTAGGCGATTTCCGGATCGCTGAAGATGACAAAGGGCATCGCCCGGACATCCACTTCGCTGGGCATGCCGGCGATCACCTCCGCCGCCACCTTGCCTTCATAGCTGGCCTTGTGGGCGAGGAGGGCTCCTCCGGCCACGTCGCCGATGGCGTAGATGTGCGGAACGGAGGTGCGCAGCTGCTTATCCACCTTGATGAAGCCGCGCTCGTCCAGCTGGATTCCCACCTGCTCCAGTCCCAGCTCATCCGTGTTCGGCTTCCGACCCACAGCCACAAGCACGACATCGGCGGCATAGGTTTTCTCCTCGCCTTTGACCTGGGCGGTGACCCGCACCTCGTCCTCGGAGCTTTCGCCTCCCTGCACCATGGCGCCGGTCACGACGGTGACGCCCAGCTTTTTCAATTTGCGCGTCACCATGCGCACAAGGGACGGATCCACGCCGGGGAGCAGGCTGTCGGTCCCCTCCAGAATGGTCACTTCGCTTCCCAGCTTCCGGTATGCCGTCCCCAGCTCGAGACCGATGTAGCCGCCGCCCACCACCAGGAGCCGCTTGGGAAGCTCCTGGAGGGAGAGGATTTCCGTGGAGGAGAGAATCCGTTTTCCGTCAAAGGGAAGGCTGGGAAGCTCGACGGGCCGGGAACCGGTGGCGATGATGCAGTCCTTGAACTGGTAGGTTTGGCTGTCCTTCTCCGTGGCGATGCGGACCGTGTCGGGACCGGAAAAGTAGGCTTCCCCTTTGATCACGTCCACCTTGTTCCCCTTCAGCAGGGTACCCACCCCGCCGGTCAGCTTTTTCACCACGCCGTCCTTCCAATTCATCAGTTCGGGAAGGTCCACGGCGATGTCCCCGTTCACACGGATGCCCATGCGGTCCGCTTCCTTGATCTGCTGAACCCGTTCCGCCGCGGTGATCAACGCCTTGGAGGGAATGCATCCCCGGTTGAGACAGACGCCTCCCAATTCGCCCTTGTCCACCAGCGTCACTTTTCGTCCCAATTGGGCGGCCCGAATGGCGGCCACGTACCCGCCCGGACCGCCGCCGACAACCAACACGTCCACTTCGTTTGCAAAATCTCCTACGACCATCTTACCTCATCTCCATCATCAGCAGGTTTGGGTTCTCCAGAAGCTGCTTCACCCGACTCAAGAAACGGGCAGCCACGTCGCCGTCGATCAGACGGTGGTCAATGCTGAGGGAGACCGACAAGATCGGCCGGATCACCACTTGCCCGTCCCGGGCCACCGGCCGCTCGGCGATGGTTCCGACACCGAGGATCGCCACTTCGGGATAGTTGATGATCGGCGTGAAGAACTGTCCGCCGAATGGCCCGATATTGGTGATGGTGAAGGTGCTGCCCTTCAGTTCCTTCACATCCAGCTTGCGGCTGCGGGCCCGCTCGGCGAGATCGGCGATCTCTTCAGCCAGCTCGAAGATGGATTTCCGGTCGGCATGTTTGACAACCGGAACGATCAGGCCGTCCTCCGTCGCGGTGGCGATTCCCATGTGAATGTGCCGCTTGATGACGATCTCTTCCGCTTCATCATCGATGGAGGCGTTAAGCGCGGGAAACTCGCGCAGAGCGGCGATGACCGCCTTGATGATGAAAGGCAGATACGTGAGCTTGATGCCCCGGTCCTCCGCGTATTTTTTCCCCTGTTCCCGTATGGAAACCAACTCGGCGGCATCCACTTCATCCATGATCGTCACATGGGGAGCGGTATATTTGCTTTCCACCATCCGCTTGGCGATGGTCCGGCGCAGTCCGCGAAGGGGAATCCGCTCTTCTTCTTCGACAAGCTGCCCGGATGTCGGCGCCGCCTTCCGTTCTTCCTGCGCTCGGGCGGGTTCTCCGTCGGCAAACCGGCGCACATCCTCCGCGGTCACCCGCCCGCGGGGCCCCGTTCCCTCCACTTGGGTGATGTCCACTCCCAGCTCCCGGGCCAACTTGCGCACCGAGGGCATGGCCAGGACCTTCCCGCGGCCCCTCCTTTCGGCTTCGACCCGGCCCTCCGATTTCCCTGCCTCATCCTCCACCTTCGCTTCCTTCTCCAGAAGGTCGTCCATCGGTTTCGCCTGTTCGTGGGCATTGGCGTAGGGCTCTTCCGTCACCTTCCCCTCCTCGGCGCTTGCCGGCGCCTCCCCTTCCGTTTCAAAAACGGCCAGGACGCTTCCCACGACCGCCACTTCTCCCTCTTTCACCCTCAGCTCCTTCACCGTTCCGGTCACCGGCGAAGGGATCTCCACCACGGCCTTGTCCGTCTGAACCTCGGCGAAGATGTCATCTTCCTGAATTCGGTCTCCCTCTTTTACGTGCAGCTTCACGATCTCCCCTTCGTGGATGCCCTCCCCCACGTCGGGAAGCTTGAATTCGTATGCCACGACCGATGCCCTCCTTCTAACTGATGGGTCGTCAACGTCAACGCATCTATGTCAAGAGCATGTCGGAACCGCCTCACCGAATTCACGCTGTCGGATCGGCGGCTCCGCATGTCTCTCAGAAATCGAGAACTTGATCGATCGCCGTGCGGATTCGTCCGACGGAGGGCAGCCACTCATCCTCCAGAGACGAAATCGGGTAGGGGGTGTCATAGCCCGTCACCCGGACCACCGGCGCTTCCAGGGAAAGGATCGCACTTTCGTTGATGCGCGCAATCAGTTCGGCACCGACGCCTCCCGTCTTCACCGCCTCATGGACAATCACCACCCGTCCGGTCTTCTCCACGGAAGCGAGCAATGTATCCATATCCAGCGGGTTGATCGTGCGCAGATCGATGATTTCCGCCTTGATTCCACGTTCCTTTTCCGCCTGCAGAGCCGCCTTCTCCGCCATCGGCACCATCGCCCCGTAGGCGATCAGGGTCACATCCGACCCTTCCTTCACGATGCGGGCCTTGCCGATGGGTACGGTATACGCCTCTTCCGGCACCTCCTGCTTGACCGAGCGGTAGAGGCGCATCGGTTCAAAATAGAGCACCGG includes these proteins:
- a CDS encoding DUF309 domain-containing protein, which encodes MEKPKEYADLYVRFFIYFNIDRDYYECHEVMEELWLEEGRDPFYQGLLQVAVGLFHFRRENISGARKLFSSALSKLRPYPDRYMGIDLGRLRKEVEEYLERLENYEQKPFPFYDLNISIIDEDLRNRMKKGGA
- a CDS encoding DUF1128 domain-containing protein; the encoded protein is MNLETPSKENVAHIVDEIKARLKLVNAAIIDPEDFELEKYDELLALYRMIQKKETLTPMELEGILAELGELRKEKK
- a CDS encoding acyl-CoA thioesterase, translated to METSIQIEVRSTEIDVLGHVNNAKYLEYLEWGREDWYNRIGLPFDAFSEMGVGTVTVNININYRKEARLGEKLTIRTRPLRKGKSSFVLEQIIDNERGERVADAHVTSVTVDLKERKSVPLPPELGKWFE
- the lpdA gene encoding dihydrolipoyl dehydrogenase produces the protein MVVGDFANEVDVLVVGGGPGGYVAAIRAAQLGRKVTLVDKGELGGVCLNRGCIPSKALITAAERVQQIKEADRMGIRVNGDIAVDLPELMNWKDGVVKKLTGGVGTLLKGNKVDVIKGEAYFSGPDTVRIATEKDSQTYQFKDCIIATGSRPVELPSLPFDGKRILSSTEILSLQELPKRLLVVGGGYIGLELGTAYRKLGSEVTILEGTDSLLPGVDPSLVRMVTRKLKKLGVTVVTGAMVQGGESSEDEVRVTAQVKGEEKTYAADVVLVAVGRKPNTDELGLEQVGIQLDERGFIKVDKQLRTSVPHIYAIGDVAGGALLAHKASYEGKVAAEVIAGMPSEVDVRAMPFVIFSDPEIAYTGLTEQEAKEKGYDPVVSRFAFQANGRALTMDSADGFAQVVADKESKQILGVQIVGPEASTLISEAVLAIEMGANAEDVSLSVHAHPTLPEAVMEAAEGVLGQAIHMVKK
- a CDS encoding dihydrolipoamide acetyltransferase family protein, yielding MAYEFKLPDVGEGIHEGEIVKLHVKEGDRIQEDDIFAEVQTDKAVVEIPSPVTGTVKELRVKEGEVAVVGSVLAVFETEGEAPASAEEGKVTEEPYANAHEQAKPMDDLLEKEAKVEDEAGKSEGRVEAERRGRGKVLAMPSVRKLARELGVDITQVEGTGPRGRVTAEDVRRFADGEPARAQEERKAAPTSGQLVEEEERIPLRGLRRTIAKRMVESKYTAPHVTIMDEVDAAELVSIREQGKKYAEDRGIKLTYLPFIIKAVIAALREFPALNASIDDEAEEIVIKRHIHMGIATATEDGLIVPVVKHADRKSIFELAEEIADLAERARSRKLDVKELKGSTFTITNIGPFGGQFFTPIINYPEVAILGVGTIAERPVARDGQVVIRPILSVSLSIDHRLIDGDVAARFLSRVKQLLENPNLLMMEMR